One Edaphobacter flagellatus genomic region harbors:
- a CDS encoding pectinesterase family protein — translation MKVVLPIFLAASIIAYAQDIHVRVDPAAPHADPGNENRTVFPTIQNALDHHPWPAAGSLGKDGSPARVYIEIEPGIYHERVIVTQNHPNITLIGKGKSPEDVVITNSLNARQAGGTFFTQTVEVNGDGFEADNLTFENSAGNTGQAVAIAVRSDRAIFKHCRFLGHQDTLFADYGRQYYIDSYIEGGVDFIFGNAAAVFDRSELHANGPGYLTAQSRTSADQSTGYVIINSNVTSSIDHTGGNAARTTTALGRPWRPYSRVVSIHTELPADLDPAGWNNWNNPANEKTAYYAEFGNKGPGANVLHRVPWSHPLTAEQANQFLPQNFLRGKDHWDPIQEAARLP, via the coding sequence ATGAAAGTGGTCCTGCCAATTTTCCTAGCAGCCTCCATAATTGCTTACGCGCAGGACATCCACGTTCGCGTCGATCCCGCAGCGCCACACGCCGATCCCGGCAACGAAAATCGCACCGTTTTTCCTACGATCCAGAATGCGCTGGACCATCACCCCTGGCCCGCCGCTGGATCGCTCGGAAAAGATGGCAGCCCCGCACGCGTCTATATCGAGATCGAGCCCGGCATCTATCACGAGCGCGTGATCGTCACGCAGAACCATCCCAACATCACTCTCATCGGCAAAGGCAAATCTCCTGAAGATGTCGTCATCACGAACTCGCTGAACGCCAGGCAGGCAGGCGGGACCTTCTTTACCCAGACCGTTGAGGTAAACGGGGATGGCTTCGAAGCCGACAACCTCACCTTCGAGAACTCCGCCGGAAACACCGGCCAGGCCGTCGCGATTGCCGTCCGCTCCGACCGCGCCATCTTCAAGCATTGCCGCTTCCTCGGCCATCAGGACACGCTTTTCGCCGATTACGGCCGTCAGTACTACATCGATTCCTACATCGAGGGCGGCGTGGACTTCATCTTCGGCAACGCCGCCGCTGTCTTCGATCGTTCCGAGCTGCACGCCAACGGCCCCGGCTACCTTACCGCACAGTCGCGCACCTCCGCCGATCAGTCCACGGGTTACGTCATCATCAACAGCAACGTCACCAGCAGCATCGATCACACCGGCGGCAATGCTGCACGAACCACCACAGCCCTCGGCCGTCCGTGGCGTCCCTACTCGCGGGTCGTCTCTATCCATACCGAGCTCCCTGCCGACCTGGACCCCGCTGGCTGGAATAATTGGAACAATCCCGCAAACGAAAAGACTGCCTACTATGCCGAATTCGGCAACAAAGGCCCCGGCGCCAACGTTCTCCATCGCGTGCCGTGGTCGCATCCGCTCACCGCCGAGCAGGCTAACCAGTTTCTGCCGCAGAACTTTCTCCGTGGCAAGGACCATTGGGACCCGATTCAAGAGGCAGCCAGACTTCCTTAA